A stretch of the Clarias gariepinus isolate MV-2021 ecotype Netherlands chromosome 26, CGAR_prim_01v2, whole genome shotgun sequence genome encodes the following:
- the mex3a gene encoding RNA-binding protein MEX3B — protein sequence MGGVRGGGRRMRCFSSLALRVFVSHSLLAMPSLLVLSGIMEKNGGYGSELAASGFGTESLLAPPDEEEEESRALRVALGQLSLLGLGESEEGAGVQERSNNNNNNHHHHGHGHSSSVGGGGGGGGGGGGAGEAGILQGKSKLCALYESSGSETKARGCNITECVPVPSSEHVAEIVGRQGCKIKALRAKTNTYIKTPVRGEEPVFLITGRKEDVALARREIISAAEHFSMLRASRNKLGVSFNGSPPALLPGQTTIQVRVPYRVVGLVVGPKGSTIKRIQQQTCTYIVTPSRDRDPVFEITGSPGNAERAREEIEAHIASRTGTLHDHNNENDCLATENSTNGGPESRLQHAWGLQGGQRKPLTSSYRQNFSDAVLGGTGSGNVGVGMGIYSKSDFSTPTNGDKPCSYFGSEGSQSWGDPDYPKQVAYYVQQRSKSFGGLPLPLTRLSPGLPEPSGNGNAGSAGIGPGHAQARRAHSEPTSTRDCMTCFESKVTAALVPCGHNLFCMECAIRICELNHPECPVCHTLVTQAIRIFS from the exons ATGGGAGGAGTAAGAGGAGGAGGGCGGCGGATGCGCTGCTTCTCCAGTCTCGCTCTCCGCGTCTTTGTCTCACACTCTTTGTTAGCCATGCCTAGCCTGCTGGTGCTGTCAGGGATCATGGAGAAAAATGGGGGCTACGGCTCGGAACTAGCCGCCTCCGGCTTTGGTACCGAGAGCCTCCTGGCGCCGCCCgacgaggaggaagaggagtcGCGGGCGCTGCGGGTCGCGCTGGGCCAGCTCTCCTTGCTCGGGCTCGGGGAAAGCGAGGAGGGCGCCGGAGTTCAGGAGaggagcaacaacaacaacaacaatcaccaCCACCACGGCCACGGCCACTCCAGCAGCGTCGGCGGAGGAGGTGGTGGCGGCGGCGGAGGAGGTGGTGCTGGGGAAGCCGGGATCTTACAAGGCAAGAGCAAGTTGTGCGCCCTGTACGAGAGCTCCGGTTCTGAGACCAAAGCGCGCGGGTGCAACATCACCGAGTGTGTGCCTGTGCCCAGCTCGGAACATGTGGCGGAAATAGTGGGCAGGCAAG GTTGTAAAATCAAAGCCTTGCGGGCGAAAACCAACACCTACATTAAGACCCCGGTGCGGGGCGAAGAGCCTGTCTTTCTCATTACTGGTCGTAAGGAAGACGTGGCATTAGCTAGACGTGAGATCATCTCAGCAGCTGAGCACTTCTCCATGTTGCGTGCATCCCGGAACAAGCTGGGCGTGTCATTTAATGGTTCTCCGCCCGCCCTGCTTCCGGGTCAGACCACAATCCAGGTGCGCGTGCCTTACCGTGTGGTGGGCCTGGTGGTGGGTCCCAAAGGCTCCACTATCAAGCGCATCCAACAGCAGACGTGCACGTACATCGTGACTCCGAGCCGCGATCGCGACCCTGTCTTTGAGATCACTGGTTCGCCAGGCAATGCGGAACGAGCCCGAGAGGAGATCGAGGCACATATCGCCTCTCGCACCGGCACTCTCCACGACCATAACAACGAGAATGACTGCCTGGCCACTGAGAATAGCACCAATGGTGGGCCGGAGAGTCGTCTACAGCATGCATGGGGGCTTCAGGGTGGTCAGCGCAAGCCACTTACTAGCAGTTACCGCCAAAACTTCTCTGACGCAGTGCTAGGAGGTACCGGAAGTGGAAACGTTGGAGTTGGTATGGGCATTTACAGCAAATCCGACTTCTCGACCCCTACCAATGGAGACAAGCCATGCTCCTACTTCGGTTCTGAAGGTTCCCAGAGCTGGGGTGACCCTGATTATCCCAAACAGGTAGCTTACTATGTCCAGCAGCGCTCCAAGAGCTTCGGAGGCCTGCCCCTGCCCTTGACCAGGCTGTCTCCGGGGCTCCCGGAACCTTCTGGAAACGGCAATGCTGGATCTGCTGGCATAGGGCCAGGCCACGCCCAGGCTCGGCGTGCCCACAGCGAGCCCACCTCGACCCGAGACTGCATGACCTGCTTCGAGAGTAAAGTGACGGCCGCTCTGGTGCCCTGCGGCCACAACCTCTTCTGCATGGAGTGCGCCATCCGTATCTGCGAGCTGAACCATCCCGAATGCCCTGTCTGTCACACGCTCGTCACCCAGGCCATCCGGATCTTCtcttaa